The DNA segment CAAGGCCCAAACGATCCTTCAGGAGGCGGGCATCCACCAGAGGGTCCCGCTGACCCTCTGGTACACCACCGACCGCTACGGCTCCGAGACCGCCTTGATGTTCAAGGAGCTGAAGCGGCAGCTGGAGGGCTCCGGGCTGTTCACCGTCACGCTCGAGAGCCGCCCCTGGAAGAGCTACGTGGTCGGCTACCAGAAGGGCGAGTACCCGGTGTTCGGCCGCGGCTGGTCCCCGGACTTCCCCGACGCGGACAACTTCATCGCGCCCTTCACCGGCGCGCACAACGCGCTCGGCACGCCCTACCCGGCCAAGGAGATCACCGACCGGCTGCTGCCGCACGCGCGGGCGCAGAGCGACCGTGCCAAGACGGTCGGCGACATGGAGCGGGCCCAGCGGATCATCGCGGGCGACGCGCGGTTGCTGCCGCTGTGGCAGGGACGGCAGTACGTGGCGGCCAGCGACGACATATCCGGCGGTGAGCAGGCGCTCGACCCCTCGACGATCATGATGATGTGGACGCTGCACCGTAAAACCAGCTGGTGAGCGGTGGGGAGCGGACCTTCGGGGGCCGTTGTCAGTGGTCGCCTGTAGGTTCTGCATCCTGAAGTGACCGCACGCGGTAATTGATCCACATCGTGAGGACGTTGACGTGACCGACATCGCCATGCTGCCCGAGTCCTGGCGCGGGGTTCTGGGCGACGAACTGGAGCAGCCCTACTTCAAGGAGCTGACCGAGTTCGTCGAGGAGGAGCGGGCGAAGGGCCCCGTCTACCCGCCGCGCGAGGAGGTCTTCGCCGCGCTGGACGCCACGCCGTACGACCAGGTGAAGGTGCTCGTCCTCGGCCAGGACCCGTACCACGGCGAGGGCCAGGGCCACGGCCTGTGCTTCTCGGTCCGTCCGGGCGTGAAGACCCCGCCGTCGCTGCGCAACATCTACAAGGAGATGCAGTCCGAACTGGATCTGCCCGTCCCGGACAACGGCTATCTGATGCCGTGGGCCCGGCAGGGCGTCCTGCTGCTCAACGCGGTCCTCACCGTGCGGGCCGGCGAGGCCAACTCGCACAAGGGCAAGGGCTGGGAGAAGTTCACCGACGCCGTGATCCGCGCGGTGGTCTCCCGCCCCGACCCGGCCGTGTTCGTGCTGTGGGGCAACTACGCGCAGAAGAAGCTCCCGCTGATCGACGAGGAGCGGCACATGGTGGTCAAGGGCGCGCACCCCTCCCCGCTGTCCGCGAAGAAGTTCTTCGGCTCCCGCCCCTTCACCCAGATCAACGAGGCGATCGCCCGCCAGGGCCACGAGCCGATCGACTGGCGCATCCCGGACCTGGGCTGACGGCGGCGTCGGCGCCGCCTGACCGGGAATCCGGGCGGCGCCGGTTAGCGTCGGTGCACGACAGCGGACGATCGCCGGAGGACGCGGTGGCGGAGCGAGGGGAACAGACGGCCCTGGACGAGGTGCTGACACGGATCGGTCAGGTCGTGATGCTGCACCACGCCGGTGACCGTGAGGAGGCCCGCAGCCGTTTCCTCGACCTGTGGGCGGAGATCGGCGAGGACGGGGATGCGCTGCACCGCTGCACCCTGGCGCACTATCTCGCCGACACCCAGGACGACCCCGCCGACGAACTCGCCTGGGACCTGCGGGCCTTGACCGCCGCCCGGGAGCTGCCCGACGGCGATCCCCGGGGCGTCACGGGCTTCTTCCCCTCCCTCCACCTCAACCTGGCCGCGGACTACATCAAGCTGGCCCGCCCCGAAGCCGCCCGCACCCACCTCACCGACGCCCGCACCGCCGCGGAGTCCCTCGCGGACGACGGCTACGGAGAGGGCGTCCGGGCGGCGATCGGACGGCTGGAGCTGCGGCTGGCGGAGGGTGGTCCGGGGGCCGGGGGTCCTGGGGGCCGCCCAGGCAGCGGCCCAGTTGAGGGACGGCTCTTGAGGGGGGTGTCGACGGGGGCGCCGGCCGCTGTGGCGCCACCCCGTTCAGTGACGGCCGTACGTCTGTTCGCAGATCTTCGATTCCGGGCTGTTTCCGCGCCAGCCGCCGTACTCGCGGCCCAGGTCGCAGACGTCCGCGGGGACGCGCTGGGAGGTACGCGGCGGTGCCTGGGCGGGGCGGTGGGCCTGGGGTGGCCGGGCGCGCGGGGGAGCGGCCCGGTGCGCGGGCGGTGGCGCGGCCTGGTTTCCGTGCGGGGCGGGCCCGGGGGTGGTGGCCGGCCCTTGGGAGGGGCCGACCATCTCCAGCGCCTCCCGCGCCGGTGCCTGCACCACCCGTGGTGACGCGCTGCCGTCCGTGCGGGGCGCCGGGTGCTGCGGGGGCGCGGCACTCGGCGGCGGTCCCGGTGCCGCCGTGTGCCGTACCGTCACACAGCCGGTGAGGGCCGAGACGGCGACGGTGACCAGAAGCGCTGTGGTGGTCGTCGTTCGATGCACCCGGGCAACGATGCTGGTTCCGGACCCGGTTGGCATCAAAGAGTCGAGCCGGAGGCGCCCGCCCGGGTGAACTCCCGCACCGAACGAGGGGTTTTCGCCCCGCGCGGCTGACGCCTCAGGCGCCGGTGCTGCCGTCGATCCGCTCCCGGAGCAGATCCGCGTGTCCGTTGTGCCGGGCGTACTCCTCGATCATGTGGGTGTAGATCCAGCGGAGCGTGAAGTACTCCTTGCCGGCGCGGTCCGTGCGCCGGGACAGCTCGTCGAGCGAGCGGCCCGCGGTGTCCCGCCGGGCCCTCTCCACCTCGGCCCGGTGGGTGGCGTGCGCCTCCTCCCAGGTGTCCGCCTCCGTGACATGGAAGTCGCCGTCCGCGTCGTCCTCGGAGCAGTAGAGGACGCCGAGGTCCTCGTCCAGCAGCACCTCGTGGAACCAGAACCGCTCGACCTCGGCCATGTGCCGCACCAGTCCCAGCAGGGTCAGCTCGGAGGGCGGCACCGAGGCGGTCCGCAGCTGCTCGTCGGTCAGCCCCTCGCACTTCGCGATCAGGGTCCGGCGGTGGAAGTCCAGCCAGCCCTCCAGCATCTCGCGTTCGCCGGCGTTCAGGGCGGGTTCGTCGCGCTCACTCGTCATGCCCTCATCCTCACCGGTCGAGTGCGCCCGCTGCCAGGGGATTTCAGCTGCCCAGCGGCCCGGCGGGCGGCCCCCGTATGCTGCCGGAGACGTACAGCAGGGCGAGCCGCAGGGGAGAGACACGTGAAGGTCGGCTGCATCGGACTCGGGGACATCGCGCGGAAGGCGTATCTGCCGGTGCTGAGCGCGCTGCCCGGGGTCGACCTCCATCTGCACACCCGCACCCCCGCCACCCTCGCCCGGGTCGCCGACGGCCTGCACCTGCCCGCCGGGCAGCGGCACGACAGCCTCGACTCGCTGCTCGCCGCCGGCCTCGACGCGGCCTTCGTGCACGCGCCCACCGCCGCCCACCCCGAGATCGTCACCCGGCTGCTCACGGCGGGCGTCCCCACATACGTCGACAAGCCGCTCGCCTTCGAACTGGCCGACTCCGAGCGCCTGGTGGAGCTGGCCGAGGAGCGGGGCGTCTCGCTGTTCGTCGGCTTCAACCGGCGCTACGCCCCCGGGTACGCGCAGTGCCTGGAGCACCCGCGCGAGCTGATCCTGCTCCAGAAGAACCGGGTCGGGCTGCCCGAGGAGCCGCGCTCGATGATCCTCGACGACTTCGTGCACGTCGTCGACACCCTGCGCTTCCTGGCGCCGGGCCCGGTCGACGACGTCACGGTCCGCGGCCGCGTCCGGGACGGGCTGCTGCACCATGTGGTGCTCCAGCTCGCCGGTGACGGCTTCACCGCGCTCGGTGTGATGAACCGGCTCAGCGGTTCGGCGGAGGAGATCCTGGAGGTCTCCGGGCAGGACACCAAGCGCCAGGTGCTCAACCTCGCCGAGGTGATCGACCACAAGGGCCAGCCGACCCTGCGCCGGCGCGGCGACTGGGTGCCGGTGGCCCGCCAGCGCGGCATCGAACAGGCGGTCCACACCTTCGTCGACGCCGTGCGCGCCGGGCAGCTGCTCAGCGCCCGGGACGCGCTGGCGACCCATGAGCTGTGCGAGCGGGTGGTACGAGCGGTTCAGGACCTCCCCGGCGCAGCCTGAGCGCCCGGACGCCCTCGCCGGCGCACAGCGCGGCCAGCACCAGCAGCGCGGCGTGCACCGGCCAGTCGCCGTAGCGGACGTACGGCGTGATGCCGTGCGCGAGCGGCACGTCGTACACCCGTGCGGTGCTCGCGCCGGTCCCCAGCCAGGGGCCGAGCCGCTGTCCGCCGGGCCCGTACACGGCGGAGACGCCGGTGAGGGTCGCGTGCACCATCGGGCGGCCGGTCTCGGCGGCGCGCAGCGCGGCCAGCGAGGCATGCTGCTTGGGCGCCCAGCTGTGCTGGAAGGTAGAGGTGGAGGACTGCCCGAGGAGCACGTCCGCGCCGTCCTCGGCGAGATGCCGGCTCATGTCGGGGAACGCGGTCTCGAAGCAGATCAGCGGGCCGATCCGCAGTCCGTGCCCCACGTTCATCACGACCTGCTCGGTGCCGCGCCTGCGGTCCTCGCCGGCTGCCTTGCCCACCGAGGTGGCCCAGCCGAGCACGGAACGGGCCGGTATGTACTCGCCGAACGGGACCAGGCGCATCTTGTCGTACCGGTCGCCGGTCGGGCCGTTCGGGCCGATCAGCACCGAACTCTTGTAGATACCGGGCCGGTCGGAGCGGCGGGCGTCCACGTTCACCAGCACGTCGGCGCCGGTCGCGCGGGACAGCGCGGCGATCCGCCGGGACAGATCGGGCCGGTCGGCGAGGTCGTAACCCACGCTGGACTCGCCCCACACCACCAGGTCGACGTCCTGCCCGGCGATCCGCCGGGTCAGCCGCTCCTCCCGGTCGAACCGCACCTCCGGGCTGTCCCGCCCGGCCACGACGCCCGGCTGTACGACGGCGATCCGCGTCCTGCCGTCGATCTGCGGCCGGGGGGCCCACGCCCACGCGGCGGTGGTCGCGGCGGCGGTGGCGACCACCGTGGCCACCGCGGGCATCCGCGCGCCGCGGACGGCGATCAGCACGGCCGCCGCCACGTTCACGGCCACCACCAGGAAGCTCAGCAGCCACACCCCGCCGACCGAGGCCAGCCGCAGCGCCGGTGCCACCTGCCACTGGCTGGCGCCCAGGATGCCCCAGGGGCCGCCGAGCCCCTGCCAGGAGCGGACCAGCTCCGCCAGCAGCCAGCCCGAGGGCAGCACGAGGAGCGCGACGGCGCACCGCCCGGGGGAGGGGGTGCCGCCCAGATAGCGGCGGACCAGCCAGCCCCAAGGCATCCAGAGCAGGCCGAGCAGCGCGCCGATCAGGAAGATGAACACATGCAGGCTCGGCAGCAGCCAGTGGTGCACCGCGATCAGGTAGCCGAAGCCGCCGCACCAGCCGTCGTACGCCGCCCGCCGTCCGGTCGGCGCCGAGCGGGCCAGCAGCAGCCACGGGACCAGGGCGACGTAGGCGGACCACCACAGCGACGGCGCCGGGAACGCCGGCACGGGCAGGGCACCCGCGAGGGCGACGACGGCGGAGCGCCGCCAGGGGGAGGTCAGCCACCGGTCGATCGTCGTCATGCGGAGCCTCCCTACCCCAGGGCTCCAGTGTGCGCGCCGCAAGCGATCTACGACAGGGGGCCTGCCGGCCTCCGTGACGGGGGTCCGCCGGCCTCCGCGACCGGGGGCCTGCCGGTCCCGCCGATCACCGCCGCGATCACCGTCCGGGGCCGTCACCTCCGCTTCCCGGGCCTCACTGTCCGGGGCCGTCACCTCCGCTTGCCGGGCCTCACCGTCCGGCGGCCGTCCTCCGCCACTTCTCGGTGACCACGACCTCGCCGATCCGCCAGCCCTCGGGGGTGCGCAGCAGCCCGAAGTCGTACCGGCCGCCGCACTCCAGATCCGGCGCCGCCGGGCCGTCCCCGTCCGTGCGGCGCATCGGGTTGAAGTAGTCGGCCCGCACCCGCGCGGTGTCCCCGGTGTCATGCTCCAGGACCCCGAACCGCACCCGCCGGTTGACGATCAGATGCTGCCGCACGGCGAACCGCGCCAGGTTCTCGGCGAGCCACCCGGCGACCTGCCCGGCCTCGCCCTCGATCCCGCCGGACGAGCGGTAGTCGGCCCGTCCCCGGGGCGTGAACAGGCCCGGGTACGCCGCCCAGTCACCGTCGTCCACCGTCACCGCGTACGCGGTGACCAGCTCGTCCACGGCCAGCCGGTCCAGTACGGTCGCGAGTTCGGCACGCTGCGTCATCGGCTCAGTCTTGGCCACGGCGCGGGCGGAGCCAAGGGGTATGCGGGGAAATTCGGCGGTTCGGGCGAGCGGGAGAACCCGTGGCGGCCGTACCGGCGGAAGGGGCCGCTCGTGCCGGTGGGCCGGGCTGCTCGTACCGGTGGGGCCGGGAAAACCGGTGGCGCGACCGGGTGCGAGCGCCGAACCTGTCCTCCGTGAACGATCAACCCCTCGCCTCCGAACCGAAGTTCCGTATCCGCGCCCGCTACACGGACACCACGATCACCGTCTACCAGGCGTACCGGCCCGCCATCGGCCTCGCCGCCGCGCGCACCGGGCGGTTTCCGGGGGAGTGGAAGCGGGAGAGGATGACCTGGATCAAGCCGTCGTTCCTCTGGATGATGTACCGCTGCGGCTGGGGCACCAAGGAGGGGCAGGAGACCGTGCTCGCGGTCGACATCGACCGGGCGGGATTCGAGTGGGCCCTGCGGCACGCCTGTCTGTCGCACTACGTGTCCGGGGTGCACGCGGACCGGGCGGCCTGGCAGCGGGAGTTGGGGCGGGCACCGGCGCGGGTGCAGTGGGACCCGGAGCGGGACCTCCACCACAACGCGCTGCCCCACCGCTCGCTGCAACTCGGGCTCGCCGGCGAGGCCACGCGGCGGTACGCCGATGAGTGGATCGTCGGCATCGAGGACGTGACCCCCCTCGCCCGGGAGGTGCACGCGGCGGTGCGGGCCGGGGAGCGGGAGAAGGCCGAGGCGCTGCTGCCCGAGGAGCGGGCGTATCCGGCGGCGGAGGGCGTGCTCGCGCACCTGGGGGCGTAGGGCCCGTCCGGCGGATCAGGCCCTGGAGGGCGGCCCGTCAGGCCGCCTTGATGATCTCCTCGCGGATCGCCTTGGCCCACTCCACGACCAGCAGTTCGTACTCCGCGCGCTCCTGGGCCGAGAGGGAGCCGCCCGTGCGCAGCCAGAGCGCCCGGATCTGCTCGTTCACCTCGGCGGCAGACCGTGCGGAACCAGGGGGCGGGAAATGGGGGGACATGCGGAACAGCCTAGGGGCAAGGGCTGACACTGCGCTACCGCACCGCTACGCAGAACGTATGTGGTTGGTCACCGCCGCCGTCCGCCGCACCCCGTGGTCGGCCCAGTTCAGGTGGCATATGCCGGGCCGAGTTGACGCCGGGTGGTGTCCGGGAGATGGCCGAAACGGGGGCGCGGAGCCTCTGTGAGACGGGTGACAAGTGGGTCAACTGCCCTGTTCAGCGGGGAATTTCAGGAATCTCAGGAGGCCGCCGCGGGGCCCCGCACGGTCCAGCCCGGCGTCTGCGGGTGGGCCGTCAGGTCGTCGTGATGGACGGGGGAGCCGCAGGCGCGGCAGGTGACCACCGGGACCAGCTCATGGCCGCAGCTGTGCTCCATGGTCATGGGCAGGTCGGTGTGGTGCCGCAGGTGGCGGTCGCCCCACTCCTTGAGCGCCATCAGGACCGGCTCCAGCTCCAGGCCCGCCGCGGTCGGCCGGTAGTCGAAGCGCTGGGGATGCTCGCTGTAGGCGCGCTTGGTCAGCACGCCGGCCTCCACGAGCCGGCGCAGCCGGGCGGCCAGGATGTCGCGCGGGGCGCCGATGTTCCGTGCCAGCTGGTCGAACCGGCCGTTGCCCAGGCACACCTCCCGCAGGACGAGCAGGGAGTACTTCTCTCCGACCACCGCGAGGGTGTCGGCGATGGAGCAGGGGCGCGGGTCCTTCGGTGCGGCCATGCGGTCCAGTTTAGTTGAGGGTTTGGTTTTCCAACCCTCGCGAACAGTGTGGTTTCTCCTGCGTCGGCGGTACGGGTTCCCCTGTGCCGACCGTGGGTTTGATTTTCCAACCCACCCGGCTATGGTGAGTTTGGATTTCCTACCCACCGGTAACCCCGCTCGTGAACGAGCCCGCTCCGCCGCAGGAGGCCGCACCATGCGAGACGCAGTGATCGTCGAGGCCGTACGCACCCCGATCGGCAAGGGCAAGCCCACCGGTGCCCTCGCCCAGGTGCACCCCGTCCAGCTGCTCGCCCACACCCTGAAGTCCCTGGTCGAGCGCTCCGGCATCGACCCGGCGCTGATCGACGACGTGATCGGCGGCACCGTCGACCAGGTCGGCGAGCAGGCCATGAACACCACCCGGTACGCCGTGCTCGCCGCCGGGCTGCCCGACACCGTCCCGGCCACCACGGTGGACCGGCAGTGCGGCTCCTCCCAGCAGGCCGTGCACTTCGCCGCCCAGGGGGTGATCGCCGGCGCGTACGACATGGTCGTCGCCTGCGGCGTGGAGTCGATGAGCCGGGTGCCGATGTGGTCCAACGTGCCCGCGGGCAAGGACCCCTTCGGGCCCGGTGTCGCCGCGCGCTACCCCGAGGGGCTGCTCCCGCAGGGCATCAGCGCCGAGCTGATCTCCGCCAAGTGGTCGCTGACCCGCGCGGAGATGGACGCCTTCGCGGTCTCCTCGCACCACAAGGCCGCCGCGGCCTGGCAGGCCGGGCTGTTCGACGCGGAGACCGCGCCCCTGGAGGGCGTCACCCGCGACGAGTGCGTACGGCCCGACAGCACCCCGGAGGTCCTCGCCGGGCTCAAGCCCGCCTACCACGACCCGAACTTCGCCGAGCGCTTCCCGCAGATCGAGTGGAACATCACCGCGGGCAACACCAGCCCCCTCAACGACGGCGCCTCCGCCGTCCTGATCACCTCCAGCGAGACCGCCGCCCGGCTCGGCCTGCGCCCGCTCGCCCGGCTGCACAGCTTCGCGGTCACCGGCTCCGACCCGCTGCTGATGCTCACCGGGGTCATCCCGGCCACCGAGAAGGTGCTCGCCCGGGCCGGTCTCTCCCTCGGCGACATCGACCTGTTCGAGGTCAACGAGGCGTTCGCCAGCGTCGTCCTCGCCTGGCGGCAGGAGACCGGCGCCGACCTGGACAAGGTCAATGTGAAGGGCGGCGCCATCGCCCTCGGCCACCCGCTCGGCGCCAGCGGCACCCGGCTGACCACCACCCTGGTGCACGCCATGCGCGAACGGGGCGCCCGCTACGGCCTCCAGACGATGTGCGAGGCGGGCGGTCTCGCCAACGCGATGATCCTGGAATCCGTCTGACGTGAGGCCGGCGCACCCCCGGTCACCGGCCCCCGGTCACCGGCGCCCGCGTCACCGGCCTCCTCGTCGGCCACGCCCTCGTCAGCGGCCGCGCAGTCGGTGCCGCTGCCGCCACGCCACCACCGTGCCCACCAGGGCCGGCACGGCGATGCAGGCCATCGCCAGCAGGAACGCGGGCGACGTCGGCGCCGAGGCGCGGGCGCCGGCGACCGCGTAGGCGGCGGTGTTCGGGACCGACCCGAGCGCCGTCGCCAGCAGGAACGGCAGCCAGCCCATCCGGGAGACCGCCGCGCAGTAGTTCGCCGCCCAGAACGGCACCCCCGGGAAGAGCCGCGCGGCCAGCATGGAGCGGAACCCGTGCCGGCTCAGCTGCCCGTCCGCCGCCCGCAGCCACCGGCCGCGCAGCAGCGGGCGCAGCGCGTCCTGCCCGAGCAGCCGCCCGAGCCCGAAGGCCAGCCCGGCCCCGAGCACCGTCCCGGCGAGCGCGGTCCCAAGGCCCAGCCGGGAGCCGAACAGCGCGCCCGCGGCCAGGTTCAGCAGGGGCCGCGGCACGAACGCCACCGTGCACAGCCCGTAGCCGGCCCCGAACGCCAGCACCGCCATCAGCCCGCCCGTCCGCGGCGGCCAGCCCTGGGTCAGCAGGCGCTGCGGATCGAACAGCAGCACCAGCGCGCCCGCGGCCGCCAGCAGCACCAGCAGCAGCGACAGCCGCGCCCACGGCGACAGCAGCGCGCGGACGCAGCGGGCGGTGAACCCCGCGCGGGGCGCGGGCGGCGCGGGGACGGTGGTGGCATCGAGCACGTGACCCCCTGGGAGACATCGACGGCCGACGCCGATGATAGAGGGCGCCCGGACGGCCCCGCCGCAGGCGTGGACCGGTGCGGCTGACCGGGTGCGCGACGGGGACACGCGACACGGGAGCGGTCGCTCACGGAGCGTGACTGCTACGTATGCTGCGCATGACGCGAAAACCACGCCCATCGCCGCTCGGCGTACCGGCACGGACCCCCCGGCTGGCCGCG comes from the Streptomyces sp. SUK 48 genome and includes:
- the ung gene encoding uracil-DNA glycosylase; amino-acid sequence: MTDIAMLPESWRGVLGDELEQPYFKELTEFVEEERAKGPVYPPREEVFAALDATPYDQVKVLVLGQDPYHGEGQGHGLCFSVRPGVKTPPSLRNIYKEMQSELDLPVPDNGYLMPWARQGVLLLNAVLTVRAGEANSHKGKGWEKFTDAVIRAVVSRPDPAVFVLWGNYAQKKLPLIDEERHMVVKGAHPSPLSAKKFFGSRPFTQINEAIARQGHEPIDWRIPDLG
- a CDS encoding DinB family protein encodes the protein MTSERDEPALNAGEREMLEGWLDFHRRTLIAKCEGLTDEQLRTASVPPSELTLLGLVRHMAEVERFWFHEVLLDEDLGVLYCSEDDADGDFHVTEADTWEEAHATHRAEVERARRDTAGRSLDELSRRTDRAGKEYFTLRWIYTHMIEEYARHNGHADLLRERIDGSTGA
- a CDS encoding Gfo/Idh/MocA family oxidoreductase — encoded protein: MKVGCIGLGDIARKAYLPVLSALPGVDLHLHTRTPATLARVADGLHLPAGQRHDSLDSLLAAGLDAAFVHAPTAAHPEIVTRLLTAGVPTYVDKPLAFELADSERLVELAEERGVSLFVGFNRRYAPGYAQCLEHPRELILLQKNRVGLPEEPRSMILDDFVHVVDTLRFLAPGPVDDVTVRGRVRDGLLHHVVLQLAGDGFTALGVMNRLSGSAEEILEVSGQDTKRQVLNLAEVIDHKGQPTLRRRGDWVPVARQRGIEQAVHTFVDAVRAGQLLSARDALATHELCERVVRAVQDLPGAA
- the lnt gene encoding apolipoprotein N-acyltransferase; this translates as MTTIDRWLTSPWRRSAVVALAGALPVPAFPAPSLWWSAYVALVPWLLLARSAPTGRRAAYDGWCGGFGYLIAVHHWLLPSLHVFIFLIGALLGLLWMPWGWLVRRYLGGTPSPGRCAVALLVLPSGWLLAELVRSWQGLGGPWGILGASQWQVAPALRLASVGGVWLLSFLVVAVNVAAAVLIAVRGARMPAVATVVATAAATTAAWAWAPRPQIDGRTRIAVVQPGVVAGRDSPEVRFDREERLTRRIAGQDVDLVVWGESSVGYDLADRPDLSRRIAALSRATGADVLVNVDARRSDRPGIYKSSVLIGPNGPTGDRYDKMRLVPFGEYIPARSVLGWATSVGKAAGEDRRRGTEQVVMNVGHGLRIGPLICFETAFPDMSRHLAEDGADVLLGQSSTSTFQHSWAPKQHASLAALRAAETGRPMVHATLTGVSAVYGPGGQRLGPWLGTGASTARVYDVPLAHGITPYVRYGDWPVHAALLVLAALCAGEGVRALRLRRGGPEPLVPPARTAHGSPARPGR
- a CDS encoding nuclear transport factor 2 family protein, with product MTQRAELATVLDRLAVDELVTAYAVTVDDGDWAAYPGLFTPRGRADYRSSGGIEGEAGQVAGWLAENLARFAVRQHLIVNRRVRFGVLEHDTGDTARVRADYFNPMRRTDGDGPAAPDLECGGRYDFGLLRTPEGWRIGEVVVTEKWRRTAAGR
- a CDS encoding DUF4291 domain-containing protein; translated protein: MSSVNDQPLASEPKFRIRARYTDTTITVYQAYRPAIGLAAARTGRFPGEWKRERMTWIKPSFLWMMYRCGWGTKEGQETVLAVDIDRAGFEWALRHACLSHYVSGVHADRAAWQRELGRAPARVQWDPERDLHHNALPHRSLQLGLAGEATRRYADEWIVGIEDVTPLAREVHAAVRAGEREKAEALLPEERAYPAAEGVLAHLGA
- a CDS encoding helix-turn-helix domain-containing protein, with product MAAPKDPRPCSIADTLAVVGEKYSLLVLREVCLGNGRFDQLARNIGAPRDILAARLRRLVEAGVLTKRAYSEHPQRFDYRPTAAGLELEPVLMALKEWGDRHLRHHTDLPMTMEHSCGHELVPVVTCRACGSPVHHDDLTAHPQTPGWTVRGPAAAS
- a CDS encoding thiolase family protein; this translates as MRDAVIVEAVRTPIGKGKPTGALAQVHPVQLLAHTLKSLVERSGIDPALIDDVIGGTVDQVGEQAMNTTRYAVLAAGLPDTVPATTVDRQCGSSQQAVHFAAQGVIAGAYDMVVACGVESMSRVPMWSNVPAGKDPFGPGVAARYPEGLLPQGISAELISAKWSLTRAEMDAFAVSSHHKAAAAWQAGLFDAETAPLEGVTRDECVRPDSTPEVLAGLKPAYHDPNFAERFPQIEWNITAGNTSPLNDGASAVLITSSETAARLGLRPLARLHSFAVTGSDPLLMLTGVIPATEKVLARAGLSLGDIDLFEVNEAFASVVLAWRQETGADLDKVNVKGGAIALGHPLGASGTRLTTTLVHAMRERGARYGLQTMCEAGGLANAMILESV
- a CDS encoding VTT domain-containing protein yields the protein MLDATTVPAPPAPRAGFTARCVRALLSPWARLSLLLVLLAAAGALVLLFDPQRLLTQGWPPRTGGLMAVLAFGAGYGLCTVAFVPRPLLNLAAGALFGSRLGLGTALAGTVLGAGLAFGLGRLLGQDALRPLLRGRWLRAADGQLSRHGFRSMLAARLFPGVPFWAANYCAAVSRMGWLPFLLATALGSVPNTAAYAVAGARASAPTSPAFLLAMACIAVPALVGTVVAWRQRHRLRGR